The proteins below come from a single Candidatus Zixiibacteriota bacterium genomic window:
- a CDS encoding ATP-binding protein has product MTYRLFRAVCVTRVIFLAASIYLIIYLLTETTLYATSLIVGVAIVLQIMSLIHYIEETNRGLTRFLLSIKYSDFSQSFSRSAKGKSFEELNEAFSSVIAEFQKARTEKEEQYRYLQTVVQHIGLGIMSYDKDGNVDLINNAARRLFGLPSLRNISNLKAVSEKLAKTLHELRSGDKALVKIELPTETLRLSIYATEFRLHNQTMRLVSMQNIESELSEQEMEAWQKLIRVLTHEIMNSVTPIASLASTIDDIVKRSGTESAESELSEDARNDIQDAATTIEKRSRGLLRFVAAYRSLARIPKPNIQLVSVSDLLRRVGQLMAEQSESHSIDLKIKIESPNIQLRADPELIEQVLINLVLNSIHALADKQNPSIELRSGLDSRGRAVITVADNGPGIDSEVIDKIFTPFFTTRKDGSGIGLSISRQVMRLHKGGISVKSTPGNETAFTLRF; this is encoded by the coding sequence ATGACTTATAGACTTTTTCGCGCAGTCTGCGTCACGAGGGTGATCTTTCTGGCGGCTTCGATCTACCTGATCATCTATCTCCTGACAGAAACCACACTCTATGCCACGAGCCTGATTGTCGGTGTTGCCATCGTATTGCAGATTATGTCACTTATCCACTATATAGAAGAGACAAATCGTGGATTGACTCGATTTCTACTGTCCATCAAGTATTCAGATTTTTCACAGAGTTTCTCCAGGAGTGCCAAGGGCAAGTCTTTCGAGGAGCTGAACGAGGCTTTTTCGAGTGTAATCGCCGAGTTTCAGAAAGCCCGCACGGAGAAGGAAGAGCAGTATCGCTATCTCCAGACAGTTGTCCAACACATCGGTCTCGGAATCATGTCCTATGACAAAGATGGCAATGTCGACCTGATCAACAACGCAGCGAGGCGACTTTTCGGCCTGCCGAGCCTGCGGAACATCAGCAATCTGAAAGCTGTCTCTGAGAAGCTTGCAAAGACTCTGCATGAATTGAGATCGGGGGATAAGGCTCTGGTGAAAATCGAGCTTCCAACCGAAACGCTTCGTCTGAGCATTTATGCTACCGAATTCAGGCTTCACAATCAGACGATGAGACTCGTGTCCATGCAGAATATCGAGAGTGAACTTTCCGAGCAGGAGATGGAAGCTTGGCAGAAGCTGATTCGAGTTCTGACGCACGAGATAATGAATTCCGTCACACCGATTGCTTCACTGGCTTCGACAATCGATGATATTGTCAAGAGATCGGGTACAGAATCCGCCGAATCTGAACTATCTGAGGATGCTCGAAATGATATCCAGGATGCTGCCACAACGATCGAGAAGCGAAGCAGAGGGCTGCTGCGCTTTGTTGCAGCATATAGAAGTCTGGCTCGCATCCCCAAACCCAACATTCAGTTGGTTTCTGTGTCGGACTTACTCAGAAGAGTTGGTCAACTGATGGCTGAGCAATCGGAGTCTCATAGTATTGACCTGAAAATCAAGATCGAGTCTCCAAACATCCAGCTTAGGGCAGACCCGGAACTGATCGAGCAAGTGCTTATCAACCTCGTGCTGAACTCAATCCATGCACTCGCCGACAAACAGAATCCCTCTATTGAACTGAGATCCGGCCTGGACAGTCGCGGCAGGGCGGTCATCACTGTTGCTGATAATGGTCCTGGAATCGACAGCGAAGTCATTGACAAGATTTTCACGCCATTCTTTACGACGCGGAAGGATGGTTCAGGTATCGGGTTATCTATCTCACGACAAGTTATGCGATTACACAAAGGGGGCATCAGCGTCAAATCGACTCCCGGCAACGAGACTGCCTTCACACTGAGATTCTAA
- a CDS encoding ABC transporter ATP-binding protein has protein sequence MIRTNNLYRIYTTEEVETTALRDINVEIKAGEFVAIMGPSGCGKSTLLNLLGMLDNPTSGEYFFLDKDVSKLSERQRAGVRKGNIGFVFQSFNLIDELTVYENVELPLLYLGTHGQERKQRVMAVLEQMEIMARKNHFPQQLSGGQQQRVAVARAVVSDPKVILADEPTGNLDSAHGDEVMSLLSSLNEAGTTIVMVTHSPAYAEFGHRLINLFDGQIVTENIRNAFHV, from the coding sequence ATGATACGTACGAACAACCTTTACAGAATTTACACAACAGAAGAAGTCGAGACTACCGCACTTAGAGATATCAATGTCGAGATAAAGGCGGGCGAATTCGTTGCAATAATGGGGCCGTCGGGATGTGGCAAGTCGACGCTTCTGAATCTGCTCGGAATGCTGGACAATCCTACATCGGGAGAGTACTTTTTCCTCGACAAGGACGTATCAAAGCTATCCGAGCGGCAAAGAGCAGGAGTTCGCAAGGGCAACATAGGCTTCGTGTTCCAGAGCTTCAATCTCATAGATGAGTTAACCGTATATGAAAACGTAGAACTCCCGCTGCTCTATCTCGGAACGCACGGACAAGAAAGAAAACAGCGAGTCATGGCGGTGCTCGAGCAGATGGAGATCATGGCGCGCAAGAATCATTTCCCGCAGCAGTTATCTGGCGGGCAGCAGCAGAGAGTTGCTGTCGCTCGCGCAGTCGTATCTGACCCAAAAGTCATCCTTGCCGACGAGCCAACAGGCAACCTTGACTCCGCACACGGCGACGAAGTCATGAGTCTGCTCAGTTCGCTCAACGAAGCCGGCACGACAATTGTCATGGTGACACACTCTCCCGCTTACGCAGAATTTGGCCACCGTTTGATCAACTTGTTCGATGGTCAGATAGTTACCGAGAATATCAGAAACGCTTTCCATGTTTAG
- a CDS encoding sigma-54 dependent transcriptional regulator, with protein sequence MTEIDARILVVDDDEDVLQAARIFLKQHLKEVHTETDPSRIPDLLTARDYSLILLDMNFSDDVSSGREGFHWLEQILQVDPSAVVILITAYGDVEMAVRAIKEGATDFVLKPWQNEKLLATISAGLDLKRLRTQVASLKTREKMLSDDIDRKFSDFIASSSVMQEVFTTIEKIAGTDANVLILGENGTGKELVAREIHRQSKRANEVFISVDMGAITETLFESELFGHKKGAFTDAREDRSGRFEIASGGTLFLDEIGNLPLPLQAKLLSVLQNRQVTRIGSNASIPIDIRLVCATNLPIHSMVAEDRFRQDLLYRINTVEIRIPPLRQRGEDIHLLVEHFLEIFCKKYGKSRSRVLVSALKRLEKYDWPGNVRELQHAVERAVIMSDSNTLGPGDFFLASRETRGKNHAFDSSNLEEVEREVIRNAMIKHDGNVSHAAKELGLTRTSLYRRMRKHDL encoded by the coding sequence GTGACTGAGATTGATGCCCGAATACTGGTTGTGGATGATGACGAGGATGTCCTTCAGGCAGCACGCATCTTTCTGAAGCAGCATCTTAAGGAAGTCCACACCGAAACCGATCCATCCAGGATTCCAGACCTCCTTACTGCCAGAGACTACTCGCTTATATTGCTCGATATGAACTTCTCTGATGATGTCAGCAGCGGTCGGGAGGGTTTTCACTGGCTGGAGCAGATTCTTCAAGTAGATCCCTCCGCTGTTGTGATACTGATCACAGCTTACGGTGATGTTGAGATGGCGGTCCGGGCGATCAAAGAAGGCGCGACTGATTTCGTGCTGAAGCCGTGGCAGAATGAGAAGCTACTGGCGACGATATCTGCCGGCCTGGACTTGAAACGCCTGCGCACTCAGGTAGCGAGCCTGAAGACTCGCGAGAAAATGCTATCCGACGACATTGACCGAAAGTTCAGCGATTTTATAGCCTCCTCATCGGTCATGCAAGAAGTGTTCACAACGATCGAGAAGATCGCGGGCACCGATGCCAATGTGCTTATTCTTGGGGAGAATGGCACCGGAAAAGAGCTGGTCGCGCGGGAGATTCACAGGCAGTCAAAACGTGCAAATGAAGTCTTCATATCGGTCGACATGGGAGCAATTACAGAGACTCTCTTCGAAAGTGAACTCTTCGGCCACAAGAAGGGCGCATTCACCGATGCAAGGGAGGATCGATCCGGACGTTTCGAGATAGCATCCGGAGGCACGCTTTTCCTCGACGAAATCGGGAATCTCCCGCTTCCGCTGCAGGCAAAACTTCTATCGGTTCTGCAGAATCGTCAGGTTACGCGGATCGGCTCGAATGCAAGCATTCCGATAGATATCCGACTGGTCTGTGCGACCAACTTGCCTATCCACAGCATGGTAGCGGAGGATCGATTTCGGCAGGATCTTCTCTACAGGATTAACACTGTCGAGATTAGAATCCCCCCGCTGAGACAGCGGGGCGAAGATATCCATTTGCTGGTCGAGCATTTTCTTGAGATATTCTGCAAGAAGTATGGCAAGAGCAGGTCGAGAGTCCTGGTCAGCGCGTTGAAACGACTTGAGAAATACGACTGGCCCGGAAATGTGCGCGAGCTGCAGCATGCTGTTGAACGAGCAGTAATTATGAGTGACTCCAACACCCTGGGGCCGGGAGATTTCTTCCTTGCATCCAGGGAAACGAGGGGGAAGAACCATGCGTTCGACAGTTCCAACCTTGAGGAAGTGGAGCGGGAAGTTATCAGGAACGCTATGATTAAGCATGACGGAAATGTTTCCCACGCAGCCAAGGAACTGGGTCTGACGAGAACATCTCTCTACAGAAGAATGCGAAAACATGACTTATAG
- a CDS encoding ABC transporter permease, protein MLRNYMKTAYRSLIRSPLYTAISITGLSVGIACCLLISLYVQNELSFDTFHANSDHIHRMIQIEGVSGELSEGTTSTSALLMPELKSSFPEIERATRVSGSQLVVSRDDKSFTQLVVHVDPDFFSMFSFPIIRGDAASPLGHPESVVLTPEMAEKFFGDDDAVGKTLSIQLGDTKHEFLVSGIIESAPSNSSIQYDMLISTDLLKFTIPEDYLQTWNMILFSTFVQVSPDADLSALEERISAHITKLSGHHESGDLISFHFQPLLRLHLNPKLDGEMVPSSDPIYSIILSAIAFAVLVIACINFMTLAVGRSGTRAREIGLRKVLGAQRGRLMMQFWGESLLMSIGALVLGVILTEALLPKFNDLAQKHLTLSMILDFKLLAVLIGLTLLTAFMAGIYPALLLSKRSPVEAMLGEVLRGRKNRIVQGLVVFQFVISVFLIAGTFIMSSQMDYVGGAYLGYDREHVVLFPTGTEQEDAASLLERFRSRVAGLPSVVDVTGYTYQFGESWLYLSAEEEGWNALIGENITAPGYASKLSDDSYYFYMNWIDPHFIPTMGINVVDGRNFSDDYLSDSNDAIIINQTALREFGLDDAVGQKLPKGFGSATIVGVVEDFHFYPLQRSIEPLVLHMPRHDDMSSVRYIAVRISGEGIPATLSMLEHAWSEASNGMPFDYKVLDDEVNSQYVAEQRWKRIVEYSSILSVLITCLGLFGLTSLSVAKRTREVGIRKTFGASVPRVVAMFIGLFARLALIGNLIAWPLAYLVMTRWLEHFAYRTSISIAAFMFTGLLTMAVAMLTVIYQAARAALANPVDALRHE, encoded by the coding sequence ATGTTAAGAAATTACATGAAGACTGCATACCGAAGTCTCATTCGGAGTCCGCTCTATACTGCAATCAGCATAACGGGGCTATCGGTAGGCATCGCGTGCTGCCTGTTGATTTCACTGTATGTCCAAAATGAGTTGTCTTTTGACACGTTTCACGCGAATTCCGATCACATCCATCGAATGATTCAGATTGAAGGCGTATCCGGCGAATTGTCTGAGGGCACGACTTCCACATCTGCATTGCTGATGCCGGAATTGAAGTCCTCCTTTCCCGAAATCGAGCGTGCGACCCGCGTCTCCGGTTCTCAACTGGTAGTATCCAGAGATGACAAGTCATTTACGCAGTTGGTTGTGCATGTCGATCCCGACTTCTTTTCAATGTTCAGCTTTCCGATCATTCGCGGAGATGCTGCCTCTCCTCTGGGGCATCCAGAATCTGTGGTTCTGACTCCGGAGATGGCGGAGAAGTTCTTCGGAGACGATGATGCTGTCGGCAAGACGCTGTCGATCCAACTCGGAGACACAAAGCACGAGTTTCTCGTGTCCGGCATTATCGAGAGTGCGCCGTCCAATTCGAGCATTCAGTATGACATGCTGATTTCGACCGACCTTCTGAAATTCACAATCCCGGAGGATTACCTGCAAACATGGAACATGATCCTGTTCTCTACCTTTGTTCAGGTTTCTCCCGACGCAGATTTGTCTGCTCTTGAAGAGAGAATATCGGCTCACATCACAAAGCTGTCAGGCCACCATGAAAGTGGAGATTTGATATCCTTCCATTTCCAGCCCTTGCTACGGTTACATCTCAATCCAAAGCTGGATGGCGAGATGGTCCCGAGCAGTGATCCGATCTACTCGATAATCCTCTCGGCTATTGCATTCGCGGTGCTTGTGATTGCATGTATCAACTTCATGACGCTCGCCGTAGGCCGCTCCGGCACGCGTGCGCGTGAGATCGGTCTCAGGAAGGTCCTCGGAGCTCAGCGGGGCAGACTGATGATGCAGTTCTGGGGAGAGTCGCTGCTCATGAGCATAGGCGCTCTCGTTCTCGGTGTCATACTTACCGAGGCATTGCTTCCAAAGTTCAATGATCTTGCACAGAAACATCTCACTCTCAGTATGATCCTGGATTTCAAACTTCTGGCGGTTCTTATTGGGCTGACACTGCTGACTGCTTTCATGGCTGGCATTTATCCTGCACTTTTGTTGTCCAAACGATCACCAGTGGAGGCAATGCTTGGCGAGGTGCTGCGCGGTCGCAAGAATCGAATTGTGCAGGGTCTTGTGGTTTTCCAGTTCGTGATTTCCGTCTTTCTGATCGCAGGTACTTTCATTATGTCATCACAGATGGATTACGTTGGAGGAGCCTATCTAGGCTATGACAGAGAACATGTAGTGCTGTTTCCAACCGGTACTGAACAAGAGGATGCAGCGAGCCTGCTGGAGCGATTCCGATCCCGCGTAGCAGGACTGCCATCTGTGGTTGATGTAACCGGATACACCTACCAGTTTGGAGAGTCATGGCTGTATTTAAGTGCGGAAGAAGAGGGATGGAATGCATTGATTGGAGAAAACATCACCGCACCGGGTTACGCCAGCAAACTCTCCGACGATTCATATTACTTCTATATGAATTGGATCGATCCTCACTTCATTCCAACAATGGGAATCAATGTCGTCGACGGTCGCAATTTCTCGGACGACTACCTATCCGACAGCAACGATGCCATAATTATAAACCAGACTGCCCTAAGAGAATTTGGTCTCGATGATGCGGTCGGACAGAAGCTGCCGAAGGGATTTGGCAGCGCAACAATAGTCGGTGTCGTAGAGGACTTCCATTTCTACCCCCTCCAGAGGTCGATCGAGCCTCTTGTACTGCACATGCCGAGACATGACGATATGAGCAGCGTCAGATACATCGCCGTGCGAATCAGCGGAGAGGGGATTCCGGCTACGCTGTCAATGCTCGAACATGCATGGTCTGAAGCCAGCAATGGGATGCCGTTCGACTACAAAGTTCTGGATGATGAAGTCAACTCCCAGTATGTGGCGGAGCAGCGGTGGAAACGCATTGTGGAGTATTCGTCCATACTCTCCGTTCTCATAACGTGCCTTGGGTTGTTCGGTTTGACATCGCTATCGGTGGCCAAACGGACGCGGGAAGTCGGTATTCGCAAGACTTTCGGTGCCTCTGTACCTCGAGTTGTCGCTATGTTCATAGGCCTTTTCGCCAGACTGGCATTGATCGGCAATCTAATCGCGTGGCCGCTGGCGTACCTGGTAATGACCCGGTGGCTCGAGCACTTTGCTTATCGAACCAGCATAAGCATAGCAGCATTTATGTTTACTGGATTGCTGACAATGGCCGTGGCGATGCTTACCGTTATTTATCAAGCCGCAAGGGCGGCGTTGGCGAATCCCGTGGATGCACTGCGGCATGAATAA
- a CDS encoding ABC transporter permease: MFRSHLIVALRSISRQKAYSFINIAGLATGMACFLLICTFVISHLSFDRFHANADRIYRVAERMSRPDGFCRQRVTTGTPLAPAMLAEMPAVEKAVRFVMAGAILRSEDKIFRESNMCYVDGDLFDVFSFNLLRGNPATALREPNTAVVTAEVARKYFGDADPIGRTLTLENETQLTVTGILENITDVSHIKFDIAVSIETLLQRSSGFRGHWDEAVWTYVLLGKSHHPSEIKAGFPSLVRKYREDSQTAEIDYWLQPLTSIHLHSDYGGEMGPPMSLQNLYIFLAIGLFILLIACINYINLSTARYADRAREVGVRKVLGAAQSNLMRQFLVESLLFSVIASCLAIVMAEVLLPVFNSVAGSQLNLGYLSNPMIVTCLIFATLIVAVISGGFPAFYLSAIKPVDSVRPSGGGGLKRSILRRSLVVFQFAISIILVVSTLTIIGQMSYLTSKELGFDEDQLVVLPVLRGSAGDKYDTLKREFLTDPRILAMTISSDIPGWDDCRGLSYAAEGSDEPVNLPTLFVDRDYVRTLGLIIAEGRDFTDNGTSGVNGFIINEMAAERFGWNSPIGKRIEAFAGDDLLRDNRVIGVVKDYHFRLLRTRLQPLVLVVDPDRCDFPIVRIDKHDMQGAIASMRDKWNRLIPGRPFEFNFVDQYIASQYRKEQQFGSLLGYACLLSLGIACLGLLGLASFTSQQRTKEIGIRKVLGASTIKIVRLLTREYAILIAVSNVIAWPVAYYLMRNWLQNCPYRNDIGFSTLILSGALALAVALITVSFQAIKAALANPVESLRHE; this comes from the coding sequence ATGTTTAGAAGCCATCTGATAGTCGCTCTGCGCAGTATCTCGAGGCAGAAGGCATACTCTTTCATTAATATTGCGGGGCTTGCGACCGGGATGGCATGTTTTCTACTGATCTGTACGTTCGTTATTTCGCATCTGAGTTTCGACAGATTCCACGCCAATGCAGATCGAATCTATCGGGTCGCCGAGCGGATGAGCCGCCCCGACGGCTTCTGCCGGCAACGTGTAACCACCGGTACGCCTCTTGCACCTGCTATGCTTGCAGAGATGCCGGCAGTCGAGAAGGCGGTACGGTTCGTCATGGCCGGCGCAATACTCCGGTCCGAAGACAAGATATTCAGAGAATCAAACATGTGCTATGTGGATGGCGATCTGTTCGATGTATTCTCGTTCAATCTTCTCAGAGGAAATCCGGCTACTGCGCTGAGAGAGCCGAACACGGCGGTTGTGACTGCAGAAGTTGCTCGAAAATACTTCGGTGATGCTGATCCTATCGGAAGAACGTTAACACTGGAAAACGAAACACAGCTCACTGTGACGGGGATCCTCGAGAACATCACCGACGTCTCTCACATCAAGTTCGACATTGCTGTTTCAATCGAGACACTTCTGCAGCGATCTTCCGGCTTCAGGGGCCACTGGGACGAAGCGGTTTGGACCTACGTACTCCTTGGGAAGTCTCACCATCCATCTGAGATCAAGGCAGGATTTCCCTCTCTGGTGAGGAAGTACCGTGAAGATAGCCAAACGGCTGAAATAGATTATTGGCTGCAGCCGTTGACAAGCATCCACCTGCATTCCGACTATGGTGGAGAGATGGGACCTCCGATGAGCCTTCAGAATCTGTACATATTCCTCGCTATCGGCTTGTTCATTCTCTTGATAGCGTGCATCAACTACATCAACCTGTCGACGGCACGCTACGCGGATCGCGCAAGAGAAGTGGGAGTGAGAAAAGTGCTCGGGGCGGCACAGAGCAACCTCATGCGGCAGTTCCTTGTAGAATCGCTGCTTTTTTCGGTGATTGCGTCATGCCTTGCGATTGTTATGGCGGAAGTGTTGTTGCCCGTATTCAATTCGGTTGCCGGTTCACAATTGAATCTCGGATACCTCAGCAATCCCATGATAGTGACATGCCTTATCTTCGCGACCCTGATTGTGGCGGTCATATCCGGAGGATTTCCCGCATTCTATCTTTCTGCAATAAAACCTGTCGATTCCGTCAGACCTTCCGGAGGAGGAGGCTTGAAGCGATCAATATTGCGACGAAGCCTTGTTGTCTTTCAATTTGCGATATCAATAATACTGGTGGTCAGCACTCTGACGATTATCGGTCAAATGAGTTATCTAACAAGCAAAGAACTCGGTTTCGATGAAGACCAATTGGTGGTTCTGCCGGTTCTTCGCGGTTCTGCGGGTGACAAATACGATACTCTCAAAAGAGAGTTTCTGACCGATCCACGGATATTAGCTATGACCATCTCCTCCGACATACCTGGATGGGATGATTGCAGAGGTTTGAGTTACGCCGCGGAAGGATCGGACGAACCGGTCAATCTTCCGACACTGTTCGTGGATCGCGATTACGTGAGGACGCTCGGACTGATAATTGCAGAGGGACGAGACTTCACTGACAACGGCACAAGCGGTGTCAACGGATTCATCATCAACGAGATGGCGGCAGAACGATTCGGGTGGAATTCGCCGATCGGAAAACGGATCGAAGCGTTTGCCGGAGATGATCTGCTACGCGATAATCGCGTGATTGGAGTGGTGAAGGATTATCACTTTCGACTCCTTCGCACTCGACTACAACCGCTTGTCCTGGTAGTCGATCCTGATCGATGCGACTTTCCCATAGTCAGAATAGACAAACACGATATGCAGGGTGCTATCGCTTCGATGAGAGATAAGTGGAATCGACTGATTCCCGGTAGGCCGTTCGAGTTCAATTTCGTCGATCAATACATAGCGAGCCAGTACCGGAAAGAACAGCAATTCGGCTCACTTCTCGGATACGCTTGTCTGTTGTCGCTCGGAATCGCGTGTCTCGGTTTGCTCGGACTCGCATCATTCACGTCTCAACAACGCACCAAAGAGATCGGCATCCGTAAGGTACTCGGAGCTTCAACGATCAAGATTGTTCGGCTGCTGACGAGAGAATATGCAATTCTCATCGCGGTATCAAATGTGATCGCGTGGCCGGTCGCTTACTATCTGATGAGGAACTGGCTGCAGAATTGTCCCTACAGAAACGACATCGGTTTCAGCACTCTTATACTGTCAGGCGCTCTTGCCCTGGCAGTAGCGCTGATAACGGTCAGTTTTCAGGCAATCAAGGCCGCGCTTGCAAATCCTGTCGAATCATTGAGACACGAATGA
- a CDS encoding HlyD family efflux transporter periplasmic adaptor subunit has protein sequence MDRPIQKKKWPPKRIALFSVTGLIVFLLVYVFYSTSGSSTLKIDSQKITISEVISGKFQEYIPINGTVMPISTFYLDASEGGRVEQTYLEEGSFVNAGDSIMRLDNTDLHLDIMYREAQLFEQINNLRNTRLAIEQNSLTLRGQLVEIEYQIQKSKRRFDQSVGLKEKNLISEDEFEQARDDFEYWTSRRDLTFETQRQDSILRAIQISQLEVSVERMQANLEVVKSKLDNLVLRAPVAGQLTSLIAEIGESKSRGERLGQIDILDGFKIRAAVDEYYISRISKGQEGTVKIASEEYDLIIRKVYPEVREGRFQIDMEFNGPEPDGIRRGQTVQIRLALGDLADAVMLARGGFYQKTGGNWVYVVDKSGRFATKRNISLGMYNPQVYQVLEHLEPGEKVITSSYDNFGDYDKLIFKDQ, from the coding sequence ATGGATAGACCTATTCAAAAGAAGAAATGGCCCCCCAAAAGGATCGCGCTGTTTTCAGTCACTGGCCTGATTGTATTCCTTCTTGTCTATGTGTTCTATTCGACGAGCGGAAGCTCGACGTTGAAGATCGATTCCCAGAAGATCACCATCTCTGAGGTTATTTCCGGAAAGTTTCAGGAGTATATCCCGATCAACGGCACAGTCATGCCGATCAGCACATTCTATCTCGACGCCTCTGAAGGGGGAAGAGTCGAGCAGACATACCTTGAGGAAGGTTCATTTGTAAATGCGGGCGACAGTATTATGCGGCTTGACAATACCGATCTTCACCTCGATATAATGTATCGCGAGGCACAACTCTTCGAGCAGATCAACAATCTTAGAAATACGAGACTGGCAATAGAGCAGAACAGTCTGACTCTGCGCGGTCAGCTTGTAGAGATCGAGTATCAAATCCAGAAATCAAAAAGGCGGTTCGATCAGTCAGTCGGTCTGAAAGAGAAGAATCTGATTTCTGAAGATGAATTCGAGCAGGCGAGAGATGATTTTGAATACTGGACCAGCAGGCGAGACCTCACATTCGAGACCCAGAGACAGGATTCCATCCTGCGTGCAATTCAGATAAGCCAGCTTGAAGTTTCTGTCGAAAGGATGCAGGCGAATCTTGAAGTTGTAAAAAGCAAACTCGACAATCTTGTTCTCAGAGCACCGGTCGCCGGACAGCTCACTTCGCTGATCGCAGAAATCGGAGAATCGAAATCGCGGGGCGAACGACTCGGTCAGATTGACATACTCGATGGATTCAAAATCCGAGCCGCTGTCGATGAATACTACATCTCGCGAATCAGCAAGGGACAGGAAGGCACAGTCAAGATAGCCAGCGAAGAATATGATCTGATAATCAGAAAAGTCTATCCCGAAGTCAGAGAGGGGCGTTTCCAAATCGACATGGAATTCAACGGGCCGGAACCGGATGGAATTCGCAGGGGACAGACCGTTCAAATCAGGCTTGCCCTCGGCGACTTAGCCGACGCCGTGATGCTTGCAAGAGGAGGTTTCTACCAGAAGACCGGCGGCAACTGGGTTTACGTGGTCGATAAGTCGGGAAGATTCGCGACTAAGAGAAACATATCACTCGGCATGTACAACCCGCAGGTCTACCAGGTGCTGGAACATCTGGAGCCGGGAGAGAAAGTCATCACATCATCCTACGATAACTTTGGAGATTATGATAAGCTGATATTCAAAGACCAATAG